In Candidatus Promineifilum breve, one genomic interval encodes:
- a CDS encoding MBL fold metallo-hydrolase, with the protein MLPKLLSANALYQRLQQRGDLLLLDVRNNEEFRRSRIETRHTPETLNIPYVEFIEDDTLEVALDRIPRERPIVAVCAYGGSSEYVAGILRRYGYEVANLAGGMEGWAGLHVVRPVVDDEWVEIFQIDRVARGCLSYVIVSDGWAVVVDPSRYTDEYLALLKSCGASLRLIVDTHAHADHISGGPALAQATGAPYYLHPYDAINPFDVTPASVDYKALYDGHRFRLGSVVLRALHAPGHTLGHVVLLATTVAGQSYLFSGDTIFLSGIGRPDLGGQAELWACLAHETIFGTLKSATPGNAPVLPGHYAGPGEVDKHGLYTSTFETVWATNKDLAFAEQEEFVSHVLTSLPWTPPEYVEIKRINGGLAEVNSRRALELEMGRNVCALSTAYTSFVPVPG; encoded by the coding sequence ATGCTCCCCAAACTCCTGTCGGCCAATGCTCTCTATCAGCGCCTGCAACAGCGTGGCGATCTCCTGCTTCTGGACGTGCGCAATAACGAAGAGTTCCGCCGTTCGCGCATCGAAACGCGCCACACCCCGGAGACGCTGAACATTCCCTACGTGGAGTTCATCGAGGATGATACGCTGGAGGTGGCGCTCGATCGCATCCCCCGGGAACGGCCGATCGTGGCCGTCTGTGCCTACGGCGGCAGCAGCGAATACGTGGCCGGCATCTTGCGACGCTACGGTTACGAGGTCGCCAACCTGGCCGGCGGCATGGAAGGGTGGGCCGGGCTGCACGTGGTGCGGCCGGTTGTGGACGACGAATGGGTGGAGATCTTCCAGATCGACCGCGTGGCGCGCGGCTGCCTCAGCTACGTCATCGTCAGCGACGGTTGGGCGGTCGTCGTCGATCCGTCGCGCTATACCGACGAATATCTGGCCCTGCTCAAGTCGTGCGGCGCGTCGCTGCGCCTGATCGTCGATACGCACGCCCACGCCGACCACATCAGCGGCGGCCCGGCGCTGGCCCAGGCCACGGGCGCGCCCTACTACCTGCATCCCTACGATGCCATCAACCCGTTCGATGTGACCCCGGCATCGGTAGACTACAAGGCGCTCTACGACGGCCATCGCTTCCGTCTCGGCAGCGTCGTCCTGCGCGCCTTGCACGCGCCGGGCCACACGCTGGGCCACGTGGTGCTCTTAGCCACGACCGTTGCCGGCCAGTCCTACCTGTTCAGCGGCGACACCATCTTTCTCAGCGGCATCGGCCGGCCCGATCTGGGCGGGCAGGCCGAATTGTGGGCCTGCCTGGCCCACGAGACGATTTTCGGCACGCTCAAGTCGGCCACGCCGGGTAACGCGCCGGTACTGCCCGGCCACTACGCCGGCCCCGGCGAGGTGGACAAGCACGGCCTGTATACGAGCACGTTCGAAACCGTGTGGGCCACAAATAAAGACCTGGCCTTCGCCGAGCAGGAAGAGTTTGTTAGCCACGTGCTGACCAGCCTGCCCTGGACGCCGCCGGAATACGTGGAGATCAAGCGCATCAACGGCGGCCTGGCCGAGGTCAATTCGCGGCGGGCGCTGGAACTGGAAATGGGCCGCAACGTGTGCGCCCTGAGCACGGCCTACACCTCATTCGTGCCTGTCCCCGGCTAG
- a CDS encoding molybdopterin-dependent oxidoreductase — MSGIMEHPTIVQADKHPALIVRSAEPFNAGPPPGLLSRSWQTPTELFFVRNHGTVPAIDPDAYRLTVRGRIERPLSLSLDDLRHTFPQRRVTAALQCAGNRRQEMLAVRDIPNELPWDLEAISQAEWAGVSLSQVLEYAGIGAGAAHVAFTGLDEVERRGRRFGFGASIPLAKALAPEVLLAYEMNGEPLTALHGAPLRLVVPGYIGARSVKWLGEIAVQARPSDNYFQAVAYRHFPPEVDATTAVEDEGVMLDELFVSATICAPSDGEVLPGGPATIRGYAVGHGGSPLARVELSGDGGQSWTAATLLGEQRVWAWQLWEATITLRPGAQTIIARATDCRGHTQPADVRQTWNYKGYMNNAWHQVEVQVGE; from the coding sequence ATGTCCGGTATTATGGAACACCCGACCATCGTCCAGGCTGACAAACATCCCGCGCTGATCGTCCGGTCGGCCGAACCGTTCAATGCCGGGCCGCCGCCGGGCCTGTTGAGCCGGTCGTGGCAGACGCCGACAGAGCTGTTCTTCGTGCGCAACCACGGCACGGTGCCGGCCATCGATCCCGATGCCTATCGCCTGACGGTGCGCGGCCGGATTGAGCGGCCGTTGTCCCTGTCACTCGACGATCTGCGCCACACCTTTCCCCAGCGCCGCGTCACCGCCGCGCTGCAATGCGCCGGCAACCGCCGCCAAGAGATGCTGGCCGTGCGCGACATTCCCAACGAACTGCCCTGGGATCTGGAGGCCATCAGTCAGGCCGAATGGGCCGGTGTCAGCCTGAGTCAGGTGCTGGAATATGCCGGTATCGGCGCCGGCGCGGCCCATGTCGCCTTCACCGGCCTGGATGAGGTGGAGCGGCGCGGCCGGCGCTTCGGCTTCGGCGCGTCGATCCCTCTGGCTAAGGCCCTCGCCCCCGAAGTCCTGCTGGCTTATGAGATGAATGGCGAACCGCTGACGGCGTTGCACGGCGCGCCGTTGCGCCTGGTGGTGCCCGGCTATATCGGCGCGCGCAGCGTCAAGTGGTTGGGCGAGATCGCCGTGCAGGCTCGGCCGTCCGACAACTACTTCCAGGCCGTGGCCTACCGCCACTTCCCGCCGGAGGTGGACGCGACGACCGCGGTGGAAGACGAGGGCGTCATGCTGGACGAACTGTTCGTCAGCGCGACCATTTGCGCGCCGTCGGACGGCGAAGTCCTGCCCGGCGGGCCGGCCACGATTCGCGGCTATGCCGTCGGTCACGGCGGCAGTCCGTTGGCGCGGGTCGAACTGTCGGGCGACGGCGGCCAGAGTTGGACGGCGGCCACGCTGCTGGGCGAGCAGCGTGTCTGGGCCTGGCAACTGTGGGAAGCCACCATCACCCTGCGACCCGGCGCGCAGACGATCATCGCCCGCGCCACCGACTGCCGGGGACACACCCAGCCGGCCGACGTTCGGCAGACGTGGAACTACAAGGGTTACATGAACAATGCCTGGCACCAGGTAGAGGTACAAGTTGGAGAATAA
- a CDS encoding PHP domain-containing protein encodes MERTFIADLHNHTTASDGEYTPTELIHKAAELGLEAIGVTDHDTLNGLDEALAAGAAVGLRVVPGVEVSLRFKRPYFTGTLHYLLYIPDDLLADADFRRAAEAVLSQGRGGGLVRARVAAINAEFGPAGATPLLTRDLTAEEIEALADNVTRRHFALALSTNHGLNKEQVNQLIGNDSRAYIPSGIDPATLTPLLHAYPQLVRVFAHPAAGSYPGESLYNEVLPPIDVVEILMPEFLDDNLLGLDGLEVQYPGHVAEHRALMAEWAERHDLIQTGGSDCHDRVNRPLGVAGVDADGLNGLLALLGEPVSILTP; translated from the coding sequence ATGGAACGCACGTTTATTGCCGATTTACATAATCACACGACCGCCTCGGATGGCGAATATACGCCGACCGAATTGATTCATAAGGCCGCCGAATTGGGGCTGGAAGCCATCGGCGTGACCGACCACGATACGTTGAACGGGCTGGATGAGGCGCTGGCCGCCGGCGCGGCCGTCGGGCTGCGCGTCGTGCCCGGCGTCGAGGTGTCGCTGCGCTTCAAGCGCCCCTACTTCACCGGCACGCTCCACTACCTGCTCTACATCCCCGACGACCTGCTGGCCGACGCCGACTTCCGGCGCGCGGCCGAAGCCGTGTTGAGCCAGGGGCGCGGCGGTGGGCTGGTGCGCGCCCGCGTGGCGGCCATCAACGCCGAGTTCGGCCCGGCGGGGGCCACGCCGCTGCTGACCCGCGACCTGACGGCCGAGGAGATCGAAGCCCTGGCCGACAACGTGACCCGCCGCCACTTCGCCCTGGCCCTCAGCACCAACCACGGGCTGAACAAGGAGCAGGTCAATCAGCTGATCGGTAACGACAGCCGGGCCTACATCCCGTCGGGCATCGACCCGGCCACGCTGACGCCGCTGCTCCACGCCTACCCGCAACTGGTGCGCGTCTTCGCCCACCCGGCGGCCGGCTCCTACCCCGGCGAAAGCCTCTACAACGAAGTGCTGCCGCCCATCGATGTCGTCGAAATCCTCATGCCCGAATTCCTGGACGACAACCTGCTGGGGCTGGACGGGCTGGAAGTGCAATACCCCGGCCACGTGGCCGAGCACCGCGCCCTGATGGCCGAATGGGCCGAGCGCCATGACCTGATCCAGACCGGCGGCTCCGACTGCCACGACCGGGTGAATCGGCCGTTGGGCGTGGCCGGAGTCGACGCCGACGGGCTGAATGGCTTGCTGGCCCTGTTGGGCGAGCCGGTGTCGATCCTGACGCCCTAG
- a CDS encoding type II toxin-antitoxin system HicB family antitoxin: protein MSETPIEYYLNLPYTIEFVPDKSDPEHPVWFASVRELKGCMTEADDFDEAAGQIREAMREWITDALEAGDPVPEPTSEDEFSGKFSVRLPKSLHRDLVRQADREGVSLNQYITSVLSRSV, encoded by the coding sequence ATGAGTGAAACACCAATCGAGTATTATCTTAATTTGCCGTATACGATCGAGTTCGTACCCGATAAATCTGACCCCGAGCACCCGGTCTGGTTTGCGTCGGTGCGCGAACTCAAGGGTTGTATGACCGAGGCGGACGATTTCGATGAGGCCGCCGGGCAAATTCGGGAGGCCATGCGCGAGTGGATCACCGATGCGCTGGAAGCGGGCGACCCTGTTCCTGAACCCACCAGCGAAGATGAATTCAGTGGGAAATTTTCGGTCAGGCTGCCTAAATCACTTCACCGCGATCTTGTGCGTCAGGCCGACCGCGAAGGCGTCAGTCTCAACCAATACATCACTTCGGTGCTCAGTCGCTCCGTTTGA
- a CDS encoding winged helix-turn-helix domain-containing protein, with protein MALLTLTPTEARRLAVAAQQLEAPRPNPSRADLLDTIRRITCLQIDPINVVARTQLLVPFSRLGNYDPADLEGLLWDDKALFEYWAHAASIVLADDYPIFRPQMTHRELGNGIWQQRAYQWWAANAGFRQGILDEMAARGPLFAEEIASRPDEAWAYENTWGSSKDVGQMLDMMWYRGDVTVTRRQGNGYGLKKQWGLMEHQLGSRVHEPPVDRPSLVRRAVERAMPALGPARLRDVRRYFTRHTYPGLNTALAGLEADGVIQKIAIRDDGGDWPGPWYLHRDLLPELERLRRGEWRPQTVLLSPFDNLIADRDRAHLLFDFFYRIEIYTSPAKRQYGYYVMPILHGETLIGRVDPKMDRQNSRLVINAIHLEPGSEWDSATRAAVTVAIESLAGFLGAESIEFPSGYPSP; from the coding sequence ATGGCCCTGCTCACCTTAACCCCAACCGAAGCCCGCCGTCTGGCCGTGGCCGCCCAGCAACTGGAAGCGCCGCGGCCGAACCCCAGCCGCGCCGACCTGCTCGACACCATCCGCCGCATCACCTGCCTGCAAATCGACCCGATCAACGTCGTCGCCCGGACGCAACTATTGGTGCCGTTCAGTCGCCTGGGCAATTATGATCCGGCCGATCTGGAAGGGCTGCTGTGGGATGACAAAGCGTTGTTCGAATATTGGGCCCACGCGGCGTCGATTGTCCTAGCCGACGACTACCCCATCTTCCGGCCGCAGATGACCCACCGCGAGCTGGGCAATGGTATCTGGCAGCAGCGCGCCTACCAGTGGTGGGCGGCCAACGCCGGCTTCCGGCAAGGCATCCTCGACGAGATGGCCGCCCGCGGCCCGCTCTTCGCCGAGGAGATCGCCAGCCGGCCCGATGAGGCCTGGGCCTACGAAAACACCTGGGGCAGCAGCAAGGACGTGGGCCAGATGCTCGATATGATGTGGTACCGCGGCGACGTCACCGTGACGCGGCGGCAAGGCAACGGCTACGGGCTGAAGAAACAGTGGGGCCTCATGGAGCACCAGTTGGGCAGCCGCGTCCACGAGCCGCCCGTTGACCGGCCCAGTCTCGTCCGGCGGGCGGTGGAGCGGGCCATGCCGGCCCTCGGCCCAGCCCGGCTGCGCGACGTGCGCCGCTACTTCACCCGCCATACCTACCCCGGCCTGAACACGGCGCTGGCCGGCCTGGAAGCGGACGGCGTCATTCAAAAAATCGCCATCCGCGACGACGGCGGCGACTGGCCCGGCCCGTGGTACCTGCACCGCGACCTGCTGCCCGAATTGGAGCGCCTGCGCCGTGGCGAGTGGCGGCCGCAGACCGTGCTCCTGTCCCCCTTCGACAACCTCATCGCCGACCGCGACCGCGCCCACCTGTTATTCGACTTCTTCTACCGCATCGAGATCTACACCTCGCCGGCCAAGCGGCAGTACGGCTATTACGTGATGCCCATTCTGCACGGCGAGACGCTCATCGGCCGGGTCGATCCCAAGATGGATCGCCAGAATAGCCGGCTGGTAATCAATGCCATTCACCTGGAGCCGGGAAGCGAATGGGATAGTGCGACTCGCGCGGCGGTCACGGTGGCCATTGAATCGCTGGCTGGGTTTTTAGGCGCTGAATCCATTGAGTTTCCGAGCGGCTATCCATCTCCTTGA
- a CDS encoding AbrB/MazE/SpoVT family DNA-binding domain-containing protein: MTTITSKNMVTIPVEIRRAFGIKPGRRLEWVPNVERNEITVRVIPDRGELARRLLGSGRRYSPDRDSVADLVAERESDD, from the coding sequence ATGACGACAATTACCAGTAAGAACATGGTAACTATCCCAGTCGAAATTAGACGGGCATTCGGCATTAAGCCGGGCCGGCGGCTGGAGTGGGTGCCCAATGTGGAGCGAAACGAAATTACGGTGCGCGTCATTCCCGACCGGGGCGAACTGGCCCGCCGCTTGTTGGGTAGCGGCCGTCGCTACAGCCCCGACCGCGATAGCGTCGCCGATCTGGTCGCCGAGCGTGAGTCCGACGATTAA
- a CDS encoding GNAT family N-acetyltransferase, whose amino-acid sequence MSEITFTQTLDGVDWARLKTDLQADDFDNGRTPDELRRSFENSAVIAFAWDGDRVIGKARALSDGVCNAYVVDVWTHSDYRRRGVASRLMRLLAEQLDGQHIYLFTDDAEAFYHQLGYRPQGTGMGFVVGKWLKRL is encoded by the coding sequence ATGTCCGAGATCACATTTACACAGACCCTCGACGGCGTCGATTGGGCGCGACTGAAAACCGACTTGCAGGCCGACGACTTCGACAACGGCCGCACACCCGACGAACTGCGCCGCTCCTTCGAGAATAGCGCCGTCATCGCCTTCGCCTGGGATGGCGACCGCGTCATCGGCAAGGCCCGCGCCCTGTCCGACGGCGTCTGCAATGCCTACGTCGTGGACGTGTGGACCCACAGCGATTACCGGCGGCGGGGCGTCGCCTCGCGGCTGATGCGGCTGTTGGCAGAGCAGTTGGACGGGCAACATATCTATCTGTTCACCGATGACGCCGAGGCGTTTTATCACCAACTGGGCTATCGACCGCAGGGAACGGGGATGGGGTTCGTTGTGGGGAAGTGGTTGAAGCGACTATAG
- a CDS encoding VOC family protein encodes MKATHIFETVIYADDLAAAERFYTEILGLEKYSGFGVAISFRTDHGVLLIFDPDKAILPNRGVPSHGPHGPGHLAFAARPDALDAWRDHLWAHGVAIEMEVNWEQGGTSIYFRDPAGNSIELAPPTLWGGGWEF; translated from the coding sequence ATGAAAGCGACCCACATCTTTGAAACCGTCATCTATGCCGACGATCTGGCCGCGGCCGAACGCTTCTATACCGAGATACTGGGTCTGGAAAAGTACAGCGGCTTCGGCGTGGCGATCTCCTTTCGCACCGATCATGGTGTGCTGCTGATCTTCGACCCCGACAAGGCCATTCTGCCCAATCGCGGCGTGCCCAGCCACGGCCCCCATGGGCCGGGCCATCTGGCCTTCGCCGCCCGACCCGACGCACTCGACGCCTGGCGCGATCACCTGTGGGCGCACGGCGTCGCGATTGAGATGGAAGTGAACTGGGAGCAGGGCGGCACGTCGATCTACTTCCGCGACCCGGCGGGCAACAGCATCGAACTGGCCCCACCGACGTTGTGGGGTGGCGGGTGGGAATTCTAA
- a CDS encoding c-type cytochrome, whose product MSKGIAGLLLLAVGLLALSLVDWSGLGAPVVAGVALVPTAASPTVGPPTATTSPAALGRTLFQIKGCASCHRHDGLNVARVSVADNDRAFINAIGAPDLTAYEPAPAFVRDWLRDPAAVRPKTNMPDMNMSDEEIEALLAFLQE is encoded by the coding sequence ATGTCGAAGGGCATCGCCGGGCTGTTGCTGTTGGCCGTGGGGTTGCTGGCCCTGTCGTTGGTCGATTGGAGCGGCCTCGGCGCGCCCGTTGTGGCCGGGGTCGCCCTCGTGCCCACGGCCGCGTCACCGACAGTCGGGCCGCCTACCGCAACCACATCGCCCGCCGCCCTCGGCCGGACGCTATTCCAGATCAAGGGCTGCGCCTCATGCCACCGGCACGACGGGTTAAACGTGGCCCGCGTCAGTGTGGCCGACAATGACCGGGCATTCATCAACGCCATCGGCGCGCCGGACCTGACGGCCTACGAACCCGCCCCGGCGTTCGTGCGCGACTGGCTGCGCGATCCGGCCGCCGTCCGGCCTAAGACGAACATGCCCGATATGAATATGAGCGACGAAGAGATTGAGGCGCTATTAGCTTTTCTGCAAGAATGA
- a CDS encoding RNA 2'-phosphotransferase produces the protein MSWSTVRFSKFLSLILRHNPERIGLTLDEQGWANIEALLDAANRHGVPLTRERLEIVVADNNKQRFAISVEGQCIRANQGHSLPVDLGLSAIEPPEWLYHGTADRFVDPIRRDGLLPRRRTHVHLSPDEKTAEAVGRRHGRPVILKILAGRMHRDGYDFFLSDNGVWLTASVPPEYLQVTSWPD, from the coding sequence ATGAGCTGGTCAACAGTCCGATTCAGCAAATTTCTCAGTTTGATCTTGCGCCATAACCCGGAACGCATTGGCTTGACCCTCGATGAACAGGGGTGGGCCAACATCGAGGCGCTGCTGGACGCCGCCAACCGTCATGGCGTGCCGCTGACCCGCGAACGACTGGAAATTGTCGTCGCTGACAATAATAAGCAGCGCTTTGCTATTAGTGTGGAGGGGCAATGTATCCGGGCCAACCAGGGCCACTCGCTCCCGGTCGACCTGGGGCTATCGGCGATTGAGCCTCCGGAATGGCTCTACCACGGCACGGCCGATCGTTTCGTTGACCCGATTCGGCGCGATGGGTTATTACCTCGCCGGCGCACCCACGTTCATCTGTCGCCCGATGAGAAGACGGCTGAAGCGGTCGGTCGGCGGCACGGCCGGCCCGTCATTCTGAAAATTTTGGCGGGCCGGATGCACCGCGACGGCTATGACTTTTTCCTGTCAGACAACGGTGTATGGCTAACAGCCAGCGTGCCGCCGGAATATCTCCAAGTTACCAGTTGGCCCGACTAA
- a CDS encoding RNA polymerase sigma factor, translating into MSLFPAPAPADYGVGQPDEAELVRRARRADGAAWEAIAHGHMEPVFRLAYLILGDAADAEDVAQETFIRAYTALERFDETRPLRPWLLSIAANLARNRRRGLGRYWAALQRAFRENPEPFHPPPERAAAADARRLHAAVARLRPDARDVVYLRYFLGLSEAETAAALGIPPGTAKSRLSRALAHLRRLIEAEYPDLRDALGDG; encoded by the coding sequence ATGAGCTTGTTCCCCGCGCCCGCGCCGGCCGACTACGGCGTGGGCCAACCGGATGAGGCCGAGCTGGTGCGCCGGGCGCGCCGGGCCGATGGGGCCGCCTGGGAGGCAATCGCCCACGGCCACATGGAGCCGGTGTTTCGCCTGGCCTATCTCATCCTGGGCGACGCGGCCGACGCCGAAGACGTGGCCCAGGAGACGTTCATCCGCGCCTACACCGCCCTGGAGCGCTTCGACGAGACCCGGCCGTTGCGCCCGTGGCTGCTCAGCATTGCCGCCAACCTGGCCCGCAACCGGCGGCGCGGTCTGGGGCGCTATTGGGCCGCGCTGCAACGGGCCTTCCGCGAGAACCCGGAGCCGTTTCACCCGCCGCCGGAGCGGGCCGCGGCGGCCGACGCCCGCCGCCTGCACGCCGCCGTGGCCCGGCTGCGGCCCGACGCGCGCGACGTGGTGTATCTGCGCTACTTTCTGGGACTGTCGGAGGCGGAGACGGCCGCGGCGCTGGGCATCCCGCCCGGCACGGCCAAATCGCGCCTCAGCCGGGCGCTGGCCCACCTGCGCCGCCTCATCGAGGCGGAATACCCCGACCTGCGCGACGCGCTGGGGGATGGATAG
- a CDS encoding GNAT family N-acetyltransferase, whose product MDIEISTDPARLDVDVIHRFLAEESYWARGRTREVVERTIAHSLCFGVYLGERQVGYARVVSDFATFAWLADVFILDEFRGRGYGKTLIQAVVDHPDLRGLRRIFLATLDAHGLYEQSGFVHVTPGRFMERFNPDVQ is encoded by the coding sequence ATGGACATTGAGATTTCAACCGATCCGGCGCGGCTGGACGTAGACGTGATCCACCGCTTTCTGGCCGAGGAATCCTATTGGGCGCGCGGCCGGACGCGCGAGGTCGTGGAGCGCACCATCGCCCACTCGCTGTGCTTCGGCGTCTATCTGGGGGAGCGGCAAGTGGGTTATGCGCGGGTGGTATCCGATTTCGCCACCTTCGCCTGGCTGGCCGACGTGTTCATCCTGGATGAGTTTCGCGGCCGGGGCTATGGCAAGACGCTCATTCAGGCCGTAGTCGATCACCCCGACCTGCGTGGCTTGCGGCGTATCTTCCTGGCGACGCTGGACGCCCACGGCCTCTACGAGCAGAGCGGCTTTGTCCACGTGACGCCGGGCCGGTTCATGGAGCGGTTCAACCCGGACGTGCAATAG
- a CDS encoding copper chaperone PCu(A)C: MTRLILLLSLLLLAACGGAGGADETPATGGELTVDQVTANLSLPTDTGAVYMRITNGSAADDALIDAAVPGCGTVELHEIIMDGDVMSMSQVEGNRIPIPAGQTVMLERGGLHVMCIGKTGEFTVGQSVPVTLTFETAGEMEVTAEVIEPGEMSEGMGDN, from the coding sequence ATGACACGATTAATCCTTTTACTTTCGCTGCTGCTGCTGGCCGCCTGCGGCGGAGCGGGCGGAGCCGATGAGACCCCGGCGACGGGCGGCGAATTGACGGTCGATCAGGTGACGGCCAACCTCAGCCTGCCGACCGATACCGGCGCGGTCTACATGCGCATCACCAACGGCTCGGCCGCCGACGACGCCCTCATCGACGCCGCCGTACCCGGCTGCGGCACGGTCGAACTACACGAGATCATCATGGACGGCGACGTGATGAGCATGAGCCAGGTGGAAGGCAATCGCATCCCCATCCCCGCCGGGCAGACCGTCATGCTGGAGCGCGGCGGCCTGCACGTCATGTGCATCGGCAAGACGGGCGAGTTCACCGTGGGCCAGAGCGTGCCGGTCACGCTGACCTTCGAGACCGCCGGCGAAATGGAAGTGACCGCCGAAGTGATTGAGCCGGGCGAAATGTCGGAGGGAATGGGCGACAACTAA
- a CDS encoding DNA-3-methyladenine glycosylase gives MPAPLPSSFYMPSATTVARALLGARLVRVLPDGARLSGRIVETEAYTGLDDLASHGRVKPTPRNRPMYGPPGRAYVYFTYGNYWMFNVVCEPEGDPAAVLVRAIEPLEGLDEMAARRPDRAPFEWTSGPGKLVLALGISGADNTLDLTTTANNLWIEPDAAVPDDQVRTGPRIGMGQTPEPWHSIPWRWWVAGNPFVSHGSGRKG, from the coding sequence GTGCCCGCCCCACTGCCCTCTTCCTTTTATATGCCTTCCGCCACGACCGTAGCTCGCGCCCTACTGGGGGCGCGGCTGGTGCGCGTGCTGCCCGATGGGGCGCGGCTGTCCGGCCGCATCGTGGAGACCGAAGCCTACACCGGCCTGGATGACCTCGCTTCCCACGGCCGCGTCAAGCCCACCCCGCGCAACCGGCCGATGTATGGCCCGCCCGGCCGGGCCTACGTCTACTTCACCTACGGCAACTACTGGATGTTCAACGTCGTCTGCGAGCCGGAGGGCGACCCGGCGGCCGTGCTCGTGCGGGCCATCGAGCCGCTGGAGGGGCTGGACGAGATGGCCGCCCGCCGCCCCGACCGCGCTCCGTTCGAATGGACCAGCGGCCCCGGCAAGCTGGTGCTGGCTCTGGGCATCAGTGGCGCCGATAACACCCTCGACCTGACCACGACGGCCAACAACCTGTGGATTGAGCCGGACGCCGCCGTGCCCGACGACCAAGTGCGCACCGGCCCGCGCATCGGCATGGGCCAGACGCCGGAGCCGTGGCACTCCATCCCCTGGCGCTGGTGGGTGGCCGGCAACCCGTTCGTCTCGCATGGTTCGGGCCGCAAGGGCTAG
- a CDS encoding nucleotidyl transferase AbiEii/AbiGii toxin family protein — MPYTIIGGTAVQIWGEPRFTQDLDLTVLAPIETFSETIEQLLTRLEPRRADALEFARRNRVLLTQTSTGYPVDISFGLPGYEEEVINRSVLEEIAPGKAVSFCSPEDLIIHKSIAGRGQDEMDVQSIISRQKGTLDLPYIRYWLGIFAGLLETDDILNRFEQAWRKYGPES, encoded by the coding sequence TTGCCTTATACCATTATTGGCGGAACGGCCGTTCAAATCTGGGGCGAACCCAGGTTTACCCAAGACCTAGACCTGACCGTACTTGCGCCAATCGAAACCTTTTCCGAAACAATTGAACAATTGCTAACCCGTTTGGAACCACGGAGGGCTGATGCCCTGGAATTCGCCCGCCGGAATCGCGTATTATTGACGCAAACATCCACTGGTTATCCCGTGGACATTTCTTTCGGACTCCCCGGATATGAAGAAGAAGTCATTAACCGGAGCGTCCTTGAAGAAATAGCTCCTGGTAAGGCTGTGTCCTTCTGTTCACCGGAAGATTTGATCATTCACAAATCGATTGCCGGGCGAGGACAGGACGAGATGGATGTCCAAAGTATCATCTCCCGACAAAAGGGCACCTTAGATTTGCCCTACATTCGCTACTGGCTCGGTATCTTTGCCGGTCTGCTGGAAACCGACGACATCCTCAACCGCTTCGAGCAAGCCTGGCGCAAATACGGCCCGGAATCATAA